Proteins encoded within one genomic window of Bombina bombina isolate aBomBom1 chromosome 1, aBomBom1.pri, whole genome shotgun sequence:
- the LOC128639939 gene encoding translation initiation factor IF-2-like — protein MERSKRSAKVPRRLLEEEDVPAKKKKSVVTDSGEMSLPVSVIPVSELAGSGPVSVGSSFPTPFSPVYSISLPVSSSAVFTAPTLFPNVSVSSASPLASSHASVSFPSSVIFSVPSVATLSLASTSLAGGLVGQPVPHRNPAVAPQSVADVLLYSPEMRFSPGSRSASPSPPFVSGQRGMVGRPQAPCGAEPRGESVALEPQLRAPALAPPTARPVAILGPPAQSIQIAAMEGAGAVAGGSVPLGHQVPAGGLLQVGGAARGNGRAGGPVTRGAKGNKKGMNDNTNKGRNKPNRKSDRIQAANKGPLGPVCTPVHVRSVRKAGHMDLMASLRKRLISRHLSGGQSAGSGGLGGATGGLPGQPVSPCVAPTFHFVQQVAVREAQEIGVAGGSAAQGGQRAEVVSSAGEKVVEGSSGSTQAGTVAASGNAYVTVYGEMLTSPLVYAEERLPRCH, from the exons ATGGAGAGGTCCAAGCGGTCTGCGAAGGTCCCACGAAGattgttggaagaagaggatgtccCTGCAAAGAAGAAGAAGAGTGTGGTTACTGATAGTGGTGAAATGTCTCTGCCTGTGTCTGTAATCCCTGTTTCTGAACTTGCTGGTTCTGGGCCTGTGTCTGTGGGCTCTTCTTTTCCTACCCCCTTTAGCCCTGTATATTCTATCTCTCTACCTGTTTCTTCCTCTGCTGTTTTTACAGCTCCTACTCTTTTCCCTAACGTTTCTGTGTCCTCTGCTTCCCCTCTTGCTTCCTCTCATGCCTCTGTTTCTTTTCCCTCTTCCGTTATCTTCTCTGTCCCTAGTGTGGCCACGCTTTCCCTAGCTAGCACTTCTCTGGCCGGGGGGTTGGTGGGGCAGCCGGTTCCTCACCGGAACCCGGCTGTAGCTCCCCAATCTGTGGCTGATGTGTTGTTGTACTCCCCGGAGATGCGTTTTTCCCCGGGGAGCAGGAGCGCATCGCCATCGCCCCCCTTTGTCTCTGGGCAGAGGGGGATGGTGGGTAGGCCTCAGGCGCCATGCGGTGCAGAGCCTCGTGGGGAGTCTGTAGCATTGGAGCCTCAGTTGCGCGCGCCCGCTCTAGCTCCGCCCACCGCACgtccggtcgccatcttgggaCCCCCTGCGCAGTCAATTCAGATTGCGGCGATGGAGGGAGCTGGAGCGGTCGCGGGTGGTTCTGTGCCCTTGGGACATCAGGTGCCTGCGGGCGGCTTGTTACAGGTAGGTGGAGCCGCAAGGGGGAACGGGAGGGCCGGGGGGCCAGTCACTCGCGGGGCAAAGGGAAACAAGAAGGGGATGAATGATAATACTAATAAAGGCAGAAATAAGCCTAATAGGAAATCTGATAGGATTCAGGCAGCAAATAAAGGGCCATTAGGGCCAGTTTGTACTCCGGTACATGTGAGATCTGTTAGAAAAGCGGGGCATATGGATTTAATGGCAAGTTTAAGAAAAAGGCTCATATCAAGGCATCTgtcaggggggcagtctgcaggatcTGGGGGGTTAGGAGGTGCGACTGGGGGGCTCCCTGGGCAGCCTGTTTCTCCCTGTGTTGCTCCCACTTTTCATTTTGTACAACAGGTTGCTGTTCGTGAAGCGCAGGAGATTGGAGTTGCTGGTGGCAGTGCGGCGCAAGGCGGACAGAGAGCTGAGGTAGTCTCATCAGCAGGAGAGAAGGTGGTGGAAGGTTCCTCTGGATCCACACAGGCCGGGACAGTAGCGGCATCAGGAAATG CATATGTGACCGTGTATGGAGAGATGCTGACTTCACCTCTTGTTTACGCAGAAGAAAGGCTTCCACGCTGTCACTAG